The proteins below come from a single Burkholderia contaminans genomic window:
- a CDS encoding branched-chain amino acid ABC transporter substrate-binding protein has product MRHLVTALSVAIAAGALTSAHAQEVVMIGHSAPLTGPQAANGKDNENGARLAVDELNKAGIKVAGKTVTFKLVSDDDQADPKAGVQVAQNLVDKGVVAVLGPYNSGVAIPASRVYSTAGVPMLPVASNPALTRQGFKNIFRIGASDEQLGGTMATFAAKTLNAKTAAVIDDRTAYGQGVAEQFMNVAKANGIRIVDQEFTNSSATDFLGILTKIKASNPDVIFLGGYAAQGAPMAKQMKQRGLRAKLLGGDGICSADMGKVAGDAASIVYCAQGGVALEKTAAGREFLKKYHDTYHTDTQVYGVNYYDGMKLLADAMVQAGTTSDKAKLIAQLAKSNYTGVAGTYSFDANGDLKGAPTTVYVIRNGLPEPYAK; this is encoded by the coding sequence ATGCGACACCTCGTTACCGCGCTCTCGGTGGCCATCGCCGCCGGCGCGCTGACTTCCGCGCACGCGCAGGAAGTCGTGATGATCGGCCATTCGGCGCCGCTCACGGGCCCGCAGGCCGCGAACGGCAAGGACAATGAAAACGGCGCGCGGCTGGCCGTCGACGAACTCAACAAGGCCGGCATCAAGGTCGCCGGCAAGACCGTCACGTTCAAACTGGTCTCCGACGACGACCAGGCCGACCCGAAGGCCGGCGTGCAGGTGGCGCAGAACCTCGTCGACAAGGGCGTGGTCGCGGTGCTCGGGCCGTACAACTCGGGCGTCGCGATTCCCGCATCGCGCGTGTACTCGACTGCCGGCGTGCCGATGCTGCCGGTCGCGTCGAACCCGGCGCTGACCAGGCAGGGCTTCAAGAACATCTTCCGGATCGGCGCGAGCGACGAGCAGCTCGGCGGCACGATGGCCACCTTCGCCGCGAAGACGCTGAACGCGAAAACCGCCGCCGTGATCGACGATCGCACCGCGTACGGGCAAGGCGTGGCGGAGCAGTTCATGAACGTCGCGAAGGCGAACGGGATCAGGATCGTCGACCAGGAATTCACGAACTCGTCGGCCACCGATTTCCTCGGCATTCTCACCAAGATCAAGGCCAGCAACCCCGACGTGATCTTCCTCGGCGGCTATGCGGCCCAGGGCGCGCCGATGGCCAAGCAGATGAAGCAGCGCGGGCTGCGCGCGAAGCTGCTCGGCGGCGACGGCATCTGCTCGGCCGACATGGGCAAGGTCGCGGGCGACGCGGCGTCGATCGTCTACTGCGCGCAGGGCGGCGTCGCGCTCGAGAAAACGGCGGCCGGCCGCGAATTCCTGAAGAAGTACCACGACACGTATCACACCGATACGCAGGTCTATGGCGTGAACTACTACGACGGGATGAAGCTGCTCGCCGATGCGATGGTCCAGGCCGGCACGACCTCCGACAAGGCGAAGCTGATCGCGCAGCTCGCGAAGTCGAACTACACGGGCGTCGCGGGCACCTATTCGTTCGACGCGAACGGCGACCTGAAGGGCGCGCCGACCACCGTGTACGTGATCCGCAACGGCCTGCCGGAACCGTACGCGAAGTAA
- the lhpH gene encoding trans-3-hydroxy-L-proline dehydratase, with protein sequence MKISRSLSTVEVHTGGEAFRIVTSGLPRAPGDTIVQRRAWLKENADEIRRALMFEPRGHADMYGGYLTEPVSPNADFGVIFVHNEGYSDHCGHGVIALSTAAVELGWVQRTVPETRVGIDAPCGFIEAFVKWDGEHAGPVRFVNVPSFIWQRDVSVETPSFGTVTGDIAYGGAFYFYVDGAPFDLPVREAAVEKLIRFGAEVKAAANAKYPVVHPEIPEINHIYGTIIANAPRHPGSTQANCCVFADREVDRSPTGSGTGGRVAQLYQRGLLAAGDTLVNESIVGTVFKGRVLRETTVGDIPAVIPEVEGSAHICGFANWIVDERDPLTYGFLVR encoded by the coding sequence ATGAAAATTTCCCGATCCCTTTCCACCGTCGAAGTCCACACCGGCGGCGAAGCGTTCCGCATCGTCACGAGCGGGCTGCCGCGCGCGCCCGGCGACACGATCGTCCAGCGCCGCGCGTGGCTCAAGGAAAACGCCGACGAGATCCGCCGCGCGCTGATGTTCGAACCGCGCGGCCACGCCGACATGTACGGCGGCTACCTGACCGAGCCCGTGTCGCCGAACGCGGATTTCGGCGTGATCTTCGTGCACAACGAAGGCTACAGCGACCATTGCGGGCACGGCGTGATCGCGCTGTCGACCGCGGCCGTCGAGCTCGGCTGGGTGCAGCGCACGGTACCGGAAACGCGGGTCGGCATCGATGCGCCGTGCGGCTTCATCGAAGCGTTCGTCAAGTGGGACGGCGAGCATGCGGGACCGGTGCGCTTCGTCAACGTGCCGTCGTTCATCTGGCAGCGCGACGTGTCGGTCGAGACGCCGTCGTTCGGCACCGTGACCGGCGACATCGCGTACGGCGGCGCGTTCTACTTCTACGTCGACGGTGCGCCGTTCGACCTGCCGGTGCGCGAAGCGGCGGTGGAAAAGCTGATCCGTTTCGGCGCGGAAGTGAAGGCCGCCGCGAACGCGAAGTACCCGGTCGTGCATCCGGAGATCCCGGAAATCAACCATATCTACGGCACGATCATCGCGAATGCGCCGCGCCACCCGGGCTCGACGCAGGCGAACTGCTGCGTGTTCGCGGATCGCGAGGTCGACCGCTCGCCGACCGGTTCCGGCACCGGCGGCCGGGTCGCGCAGCTCTACCAGCGCGGGCTGCTCGCGGCGGGCGACACGCTCGTCAACGAATCGATCGTCGGCACGGTCTTCAAGGGGCGCGTGCTGCGCGAAACGACGGTCGGCGACATCCCGGCCGTGATTCCGGAAGTGGAAGGCAGCGCGCATATCTGCGGGTTCGCGAACTGGATCGTCGACGAGCGCGATCCGCTGACCTACGGTTTTCTCGTGCGCTGA
- a CDS encoding penicillin-binding protein 1A, whose product MHPFQPSSTRVNRRNVSSVRAFCARWVARAQPVAAAAVARVKPLAATAWQHVRHPTRRGVLLAGAAVPALFVVYVVVLIPFTPGIGDIRKARVDQPAQVLSADGKLLAEFKPSNREWVPLKQISPHMVDALIATEDHRFYEHHGLDWKRTASAALHTFSGSRQGGSTITQQLARNLYPDEIGRAPTLTRKVKEAITALKIEAVYSKDQILETYLNTVPFLYNAYGVEMAARTYFDKSADELDVLDSATLVGMLKGNSYYNPVLNPERALQRRNTVLGQMVKYGKLSPAQFAQLQRRPLRVDFERQKEPPGPAPHFAQQLRKWLIAWADRNDYNIYSDGLIVRTTIDSRLQQMATQALTLQGNQLQGIANSAWSGRDGCGTDNEVFRTFMRESPEYKAAQDAGKDDAAAMKLLAADRGFMRALCKTKTDVQAGFLAIDPRDGQIRAWVGSRDFTNEPFDHVAQARRQPGSTFKPFVYGVAFANGMKPDDTFIDQPVEIPLKGGEIWRPNDDVPPTGKPMTLRDAVALSRNRITAQVMEKVGPAAVARLARDMGVRESPLERVPSLALGTSPVTLKEMVASYATIANGGLYVEPQMVTRIENRQGDVLAEYAPAPPERALDAETDKTLLSVMRDVVTRGTGGSIRTRFGIRGDVAGKTGTTQDNADGWFILMQPGLVAGAWVGFDDGRVTLRSDYWGQGAHSALPIVGDFFQRAQRARIVDTKAKFDTEPSPGWFASLRERVTDLVDTWFPPEAKKAPAPVRTQRVERAPDADTGAASAASAASAPEAASGGIVEEWVPASEVAASAAALSAGASQSQPAQLPAGASAAGGSSTGLGAAPAAAPSAAPPPAPVQAAPDAPGASQ is encoded by the coding sequence ATGCACCCTTTTCAGCCGAGCTCCACCCGCGTGAATCGCCGAAACGTGTCGTCAGTGCGTGCCTTCTGTGCCAGATGGGTCGCGCGCGCCCAACCCGTCGCGGCTGCCGCCGTCGCGCGGGTCAAGCCCCTCGCCGCCACCGCGTGGCAGCATGTCCGCCACCCGACGCGCCGCGGCGTCCTGCTCGCCGGCGCCGCCGTGCCGGCGCTGTTCGTGGTGTACGTGGTCGTGCTCATTCCGTTCACGCCGGGCATCGGCGACATCCGCAAGGCCCGCGTCGACCAGCCCGCGCAGGTGCTGTCCGCCGACGGCAAGCTGCTGGCCGAATTCAAGCCGTCGAACCGCGAATGGGTGCCGCTCAAGCAGATCTCGCCGCACATGGTCGACGCGCTGATCGCGACCGAGGATCACCGCTTCTACGAGCACCACGGCCTCGACTGGAAGCGCACGGCATCGGCCGCGCTCCATACGTTCTCGGGCAGCCGCCAGGGCGGCTCGACGATCACGCAGCAGCTCGCGCGCAACCTGTATCCGGACGAGATCGGCCGTGCGCCGACGCTCACGCGCAAGGTGAAGGAGGCGATCACCGCGCTGAAGATCGAGGCGGTCTACAGCAAGGACCAGATCCTCGAGACTTACCTCAACACGGTGCCGTTCCTGTACAACGCGTACGGCGTCGAGATGGCCGCGCGTACCTATTTCGACAAGTCGGCCGACGAGCTCGACGTGCTCGACAGCGCGACGCTGGTCGGGATGCTGAAGGGCAACAGTTACTACAACCCGGTGCTGAACCCCGAGCGTGCGCTGCAGCGGCGCAATACGGTGCTCGGCCAGATGGTGAAGTACGGCAAGCTGTCGCCCGCGCAGTTCGCGCAGTTGCAGCGCCGGCCGCTGCGGGTCGATTTCGAGCGCCAGAAGGAGCCGCCGGGGCCGGCGCCGCACTTCGCGCAGCAGTTGCGCAAATGGCTGATCGCGTGGGCCGACCGCAACGACTACAACATCTACTCGGACGGGCTGATCGTGCGCACGACGATCGACTCGCGCCTGCAGCAGATGGCGACGCAGGCGCTCACGCTGCAGGGCAACCAGTTGCAGGGCATCGCGAACAGCGCGTGGAGCGGCCGCGACGGCTGCGGCACCGACAATGAGGTGTTCCGCACCTTCATGCGCGAGTCGCCCGAGTACAAGGCCGCGCAGGATGCCGGCAAGGACGACGCGGCCGCGATGAAGCTGCTCGCGGCCGACCGCGGTTTCATGCGCGCACTGTGCAAGACGAAGACCGACGTGCAGGCCGGCTTCCTCGCGATCGATCCGCGCGACGGGCAGATCCGTGCGTGGGTCGGCAGCCGCGACTTCACCAACGAGCCGTTCGACCACGTCGCGCAGGCGCGGCGCCAGCCGGGCTCGACGTTCAAGCCGTTCGTCTATGGCGTCGCGTTCGCGAACGGGATGAAGCCGGACGACACCTTCATCGACCAGCCGGTCGAGATTCCGCTGAAGGGCGGCGAGATCTGGCGGCCGAACGACGACGTGCCGCCCACCGGCAAACCGATGACGCTGCGCGACGCGGTCGCGCTGTCGCGCAACCGGATCACCGCGCAGGTGATGGAGAAGGTCGGGCCGGCTGCCGTGGCCAGGCTCGCACGCGACATGGGCGTGCGCGAAAGCCCGCTCGAACGCGTGCCGTCGCTGGCGCTCGGCACGAGCCCGGTCACGCTGAAGGAGATGGTCGCGTCGTACGCGACGATCGCAAACGGCGGCCTGTACGTCGAGCCGCAGATGGTCACGCGCATCGAGAACCGCCAGGGCGACGTCCTCGCCGAATACGCGCCGGCACCGCCCGAGCGCGCGCTCGACGCCGAAACCGACAAGACGCTGCTCAGCGTGATGCGCGACGTCGTGACGCGCGGCACGGGCGGCAGCATCCGCACGCGCTTCGGGATCCGGGGTGACGTGGCCGGCAAGACGGGCACGACGCAGGACAACGCGGACGGCTGGTTCATCCTGATGCAGCCCGGCCTCGTCGCCGGTGCGTGGGTCGGGTTCGACGACGGCCGCGTGACGTTGCGCAGCGACTACTGGGGGCAGGGCGCGCACAGTGCGCTGCCGATCGTCGGCGATTTCTTCCAGCGTGCGCAGCGCGCCCGGATCGTCGACACGAAGGCGAAATTCGATACCGAGCCGTCGCCCGGCTGGTTCGCGTCGCTGCGCGAGCGCGTGACGGATCTGGTCGACACGTGGTTCCCGCCCGAGGCGAAGAAGGCCCCCGCACCGGTCAGGACGCAGCGGGTGGAGCGTGCGCCCGACGCTGATACGGGCGCGGCGTCGGCCGCATCAGCCGCATCGGCACCCGAAGCGGCATCGGGCGGCATCGTCGAGGAATGGGTGCCGGCGTCCGAAGTGGCCGCGTCGGCCGCCGCGCTGTCGGCGGGCGCATCGCAGTCGCAACCCGCGCAGCTGCCGGCGGGGGCGAGTGCGGCGGGCGGAAGCAGCACGGGCCTCGGCGCCGCACCGGCTGCCGCCCCTTCGGCTGCACCGCCCCCCGCGCCGGTGCAGGCCGCGCCCGACGCGCCCGGCGCTTCGCAGTAG
- a CDS encoding PilZ domain-containing protein, translated as MRLSTDYVPLARDDLAAGVPLGFDLFDADGAALLPAGTTLHDAAQHAFLFDHFRPVRRRDDAEAAAEPRAPDAVPHAQRMGLSPGASIGIRRRVGTTRGLQRCRLIGIAASGALFVEPQPAAALDFARGDDIEAVAIGRAAVSRFGATVESVQEAGAARFLVLSPPGFVDRLRTRAEPRVPVRIAACCAGGSEGAEGIGMVHDISVSGLSIAVDRPIAAIGETLRVQLPYAAGDRVELLALDGTVRAVHADPAAPALTLHHAAFGETGADDLIRLKALLFDRLMASPDTGRRR; from the coding sequence ATGAGGCTATCTACCGACTACGTCCCGCTCGCGCGCGACGATCTCGCCGCCGGCGTCCCGCTCGGCTTCGATCTCTTCGATGCCGACGGCGCCGCACTGCTGCCGGCCGGCACGACGCTGCACGATGCCGCGCAGCATGCTTTCCTGTTCGACCATTTCCGTCCGGTACGACGGCGCGACGACGCCGAAGCCGCGGCCGAGCCGCGCGCGCCTGACGCGGTGCCTCACGCGCAGCGGATGGGACTGTCGCCGGGCGCTTCGATCGGCATCCGGCGTCGGGTCGGCACGACCCGCGGGCTGCAGCGCTGCCGGTTGATCGGCATCGCCGCATCGGGCGCGCTGTTCGTCGAGCCGCAGCCGGCGGCCGCGCTCGACTTCGCGCGTGGCGACGACATCGAGGCCGTGGCAATCGGCCGTGCCGCGGTGTCGCGTTTCGGCGCGACGGTCGAGTCGGTGCAGGAAGCGGGCGCCGCGCGGTTCTTGGTGCTGTCGCCGCCCGGCTTCGTAGACCGGCTGCGCACGCGCGCGGAACCGCGCGTGCCGGTGCGGATCGCCGCCTGCTGCGCGGGCGGGTCGGAGGGCGCGGAAGGCATCGGGATGGTGCACGACATCAGCGTGAGCGGCCTGTCGATTGCCGTCGACCGGCCGATCGCCGCCATCGGCGAAACCTTGCGCGTGCAGCTTCCGTACGCGGCGGGCGACCGGGTCGAGCTGCTGGCGCTCGACGGCACGGTGCGCGCCGTTCATGCCGATCCGGCCGCGCCCGCGCTGACGCTGCATCACGCGGCGTTCGGCGAAACAGGCGCCGACGACCTGATCCGCCTCAAGGCGCTGCTGTTCGACCGGTTGATGGCGTCGCCGGATACCGGCCGGCGGCGCTGA
- a CDS encoding DUF4148 domain-containing protein: MKSLIKAVALAALVAAPVVSFAQSNQQPLTRAQVRAELVQLEKAGYNPNDWINYPENIQAAQAKIAAAQNTGAQADATGYGSNPAAASQSGQRVVVPAATDRSSVFFGH, from the coding sequence ATGAAATCGCTGATCAAGGCAGTTGCACTGGCCGCCCTGGTGGCCGCACCGGTCGTCTCGTTCGCCCAATCGAACCAGCAGCCGCTGACGCGCGCGCAAGTGCGCGCCGAGCTGGTCCAGCTCGAAAAGGCCGGCTACAACCCGAACGACTGGATCAATTACCCGGAAAACATCCAGGCCGCACAGGCCAAGATCGCCGCCGCGCAGAACACCGGTGCGCAAGCTGATGCAACGGGCTACGGTTCGAACCCTGCCGCAGCGTCGCAGTCGGGCCAGCGCGTGGTCGTGCCGGCCGCAACCGACCGTTCGTCGGTGTTCTTCGGCCACTGA
- a CDS encoding lysozyme inhibitor LprI family protein produces the protein MRVLTGLLCSLALAANVAHAQANCADATDQAAMTACADRAYKKSDGELNRTYQAVTARLRDARPLADKLVNAQRAWIAYRDAECNFSSANAEGGSVYPMVVSTCLDDLTKARTDTLKGYLSCEEGDLACPVPAK, from the coding sequence ATGCGTGTCTTGACTGGTCTGCTGTGCTCGCTCGCGCTCGCGGCGAACGTCGCCCATGCGCAGGCGAATTGTGCCGACGCGACGGATCAGGCGGCGATGACGGCGTGCGCCGATCGCGCGTACAAGAAATCCGACGGGGAACTGAACCGGACCTACCAGGCCGTCACCGCGCGCCTGCGCGATGCGCGGCCGCTCGCCGACAAACTCGTGAATGCGCAGCGTGCGTGGATCGCGTACCGCGATGCCGAATGCAACTTCTCCAGCGCGAACGCCGAGGGCGGCAGTGTGTATCCGATGGTCGTGTCGACCTGCCTCGACGATCTGACGAAAGCGCGCACCGACACGCTGAAGGGCTATCTGTCGTGCGAGGAAGGCGATCTCGCGTGCCCCGTGCCGGCCAAGTAA
- a CDS encoding response regulator, translated as MIKVLIADDHTLVRDGLRHILQNATGFEVAGEACDGPSTIALIRATPAQVLVLDLSMPGRNGVELIKQIKDEKPALRVLVLTMHAEQQYAVRAFRAGASGYLTKESASAELVGAVTKVASGGVYVSLAMAEQFAQSLNEPAETLPHQRLSDREFDVFRRIAAGQTLTEIANALCVSAKTVSTYKTRILEKMQMPHEAALVRYAMRHKLLDETDDV; from the coding sequence ATGATCAAGGTGCTCATCGCCGACGACCATACGCTCGTACGCGACGGTCTGCGGCACATCCTCCAGAACGCCACCGGATTCGAAGTGGCCGGCGAAGCCTGCGACGGCCCGTCGACGATCGCGCTCATACGCGCCACGCCCGCGCAGGTGCTCGTGCTCGACCTGTCGATGCCGGGCCGCAACGGCGTCGAACTGATCAAGCAGATCAAGGACGAGAAGCCCGCGCTGCGCGTCCTCGTGCTGACCATGCACGCGGAGCAGCAATACGCGGTGCGCGCGTTCCGCGCCGGCGCGTCGGGCTACCTGACGAAGGAAAGCGCGAGCGCCGAGCTGGTCGGCGCGGTCACGAAGGTGGCGTCGGGCGGCGTCTACGTGAGTCTCGCGATGGCCGAGCAGTTCGCGCAGAGCCTGAACGAGCCGGCCGAGACGCTGCCGCACCAGCGGCTGTCCGACCGCGAATTCGACGTGTTCCGGCGGATCGCCGCCGGCCAGACGCTCACCGAGATCGCCAACGCGCTATGCGTGAGCGCGAAGACGGTCAGCACGTACAAGACGCGCATCCTGGAAAAGATGCAGATGCCGCACGAAGCGGCGCTGGTGCGTTACGCGATGCGGCACAAGCTGCTCGACGAAACGGACGACGTGTAA